AAGTTGTGGTTACctggctttgcttttttctctctgaggTACAGAGATTGGGCTCTCCTCTGGCAAAGCAGGAACAACGGCCTAGGAAGAAACAGGACAGTTATTATGATACACAGGTAAAAGAATACTTAGCAGATTCTTCCTTCACTGTTTCTCCTCTGGCACTGCTGAGTCTTAACCAAAATACAGCACCAGGGCACCCCTGAAGAAAAGTTAATGTTCACTTCAAGTTTAGCAATGACCTTGTGTGTTTAAGAACACAGCATTAATGGACAAAATCCTTCACATCACAGAGAAATACAAGGTCACatatgagcacaggctgagagagttagggttgttcagcctggagaagagaaggctccagggagaccttagagcagcttccagggctgaaaggggctccaagaaagctggagaggggctcttgatcagggggtgcagagagaggacaagggggaagagttttcagctgcaagaggggagattgagatgagatcttggggagaaatgttttgctgtgagggtggggaggccctggcccaggttgcccagagcaggggtggctaccccatccctggaggggttcaggggcaggttggatggggcttggagcaactggatccagcaggaggtgctTCTCcccgtggcaggaggtggaactggctgggttTTAAGATCGCTTCCAccccaagccattccatgatgcTATGAAATCATAGCAGAGAATATATAAACGCTGCCATTCACCTAGTAAAAAGCAGACAGCTACTACAACCATCCTGCAGATCACTTCTGGATTTAAAAGGGAACCTAGACCTGTAGAACATTCCCATTTTCCATCTTCCCTTCAAAAAGAAAGTAACACCTGGGCATACATTTGACTAAGGACCCACTGATGCCTCAGCCACTGTCCTTACCACAGCTACATTTTTAGGGGAAGGCTCCTTCATGTCTTCACCAGTGGCACTCAGGGGCTTCACAGCCGCCACAGCAGAGGGATGACTCTCCGCTGACTTGCGTTTCAGCGCGTGCTTGGTGGGGAAACTGGCTTTCCCATCTGAAGGCTTCAGGCACACCTTAGATTTGGCTGGAGGAATAGGAAGAGAGGACAAGTTCTCTTAACAGTCCCACAATCCTTCCGTTTCCCAGAGCTCATCAGTATTTTCCACACAGTGAACTCTGTTCTCCAACAGGTGGtaaaaaggagcaaaaaaagcaacaaaaagtaGCCAGAGTCACAATGTTACGATTATCTTTTGCACTGCTTTCAAAACATGACCTAAAGGGACTCTAACATACCCTGGACACTTACTTTTAGCTTTCTGTTCCAGATGTTGAGCTGCCTGCTCTCCTGATGACACAGCTGCATCCTTTCCTGTGCTTGCTACCCCGTCTTCTGGAGATTTCACCAACATCCGCTTCGCAAGCGGATGATCTGATGCTGAAACCACGGTGGATTCAGGACTTCCCGATGCTGGAGTTTTATCCTTGTTTGCCTTTTCAACAGGAGACGGCACAGCAGCCGCTTCCTTCTGAAGTGACTCTTCGTGGCGGTGTTTCAGTTGCCGCTTCTCCCTCATTATCTCTTCGAGGCTCTTCACTTGAACTTTAGAAAGAGTTGCACTCTGAGCAGAAggctggaaagaaacaaaaggaggaTTAGTAGGACAACCACCTATGGAGATGTCATTAAGAAAATGCGAGTGGCAGTTACTCTGAAATGGCTCCATGTGGAACTGAGCGTGTTAATCCCATTCAGATCCGACATTTGTTCCATAAAAAAAACGTTGCCTGTAACAAGATCCATGCTTTGCTATGGAAATATTCTTTGAAGAGCCTGAAACTCACAACACTGCAAGCTTGTTTAATAGAGCAGAAGACTCTAGCTGTAATCTATTACATTCTTATTAAGCTCCAGAAAGTCACACAGACTTCCCAACACAGCATTCGCTGAGAGATTTCCTTGAATACAAAGCTCTAGCCTTTTCTCTTCAAATACTTACCTCAGGATTTTAAGATATTCTTCAGTTGCTGAGAACTAAAACATTCCCTCTATACTAACAGTGTAGATTTTAGCTGGTGTCGATATGGTTTCTTATTCACCATCAGGTATAATGAGATTAATTCAAAGCTTCAGGATTACAAAGTTGTCTGGAAACGCCACTGAAAGGGACAGGACTGACTTCACCACAGCGCTTTCCGAATGCAGAAAAGTAGGAACATGCTCAGACTGGGAGTGTGCAGCAAGGTACAAACCAAGCATGACAAAAATCGATCAGGAATAGTGTGaatatgtgtgtgttttcacaAAGGACTGACTCACCTCCGCTGGCGCAGAGACAGTTTTAGCAGGTTTGTTCAATTCCACTaccttcttctcttctcttccaggtgctttagaacaagaaaaaaaaacccaaacaattttgTCAatagcagaaataaagaaaccTGGTTGCCTCTGTTTCCTTGCTGTGTTTATTTCCTCATGTCTAATAATGGGacagagggaaaggctgcagtaaACAATCCATGCTGGAGTAGGACTCTCTTTCCCTCGAtcacacaccttttttttttttacatggcTCACCTAATCTTAACAACGAGATCTTTAATACTGTGTCAGTTATGACAGAAGCCAGCCCTTGCACTGGGAAGTTGCTGCACACTTCACAACCATGAATACATCAATAATTTAAGTTAAACAATATGCATGCCAAAAGGGAAGGTAAAATTGGATTCAGCACAGAAACAACTTAATGCCACAAAAACaggtagcagaaaaaaagagagcaatTAGATTACAAAGCTCCtcaatgaattaatttttccagtaggaaatacagaaaactaTCATGTAGTTCACAGAAAAAAGTGCCTGTTGTGGCACTTTCTTGCCTTTTGACTTGGTAGCCTTGAACTCTTTTAACCTCTGGTATACACAGAAGATACAAGCAGAGTGAATCCTGAGCAAACCAAATTTGTTTGATAGGGGAAGCACTTTGCCAGGGCTGCTACCAAACCATCTTATTACCTATTAGCTTTGTGATCCGTAACAATCTGCGCCCTGTCGGAGCAGGTTCAGGTTGTGCTGGTGGAGCTGGCACATTTTCTCCGCTCTGCTGCATCCGCAGAGCTTTCTCCTGCTTGATTTCTTCCAGGGTTTTAACACGCACTTCTCCTATTGGCTTGGGTTTacctcccagctctgccaggagcaCTTTGCTGGGCAGAGATGGAGCAAATATGCCCTGCTTCTTGGGCTCACTCTCGGCTTTCGTCTTGGTAGTAAACTCTTCTGGtttttgcttctcttcttccaatcgcttgtggtttttttcagccaaAGCTCCTGAGAAAGTTTTGATGCGAACTGCAGGGGAAGGCCTTGCCCCTGAGCTGGCATCTTCTGTTTTACCACGTCCTTCAGCCTGAGGTTTAGCTGGAGCTTCTCCTCGTCTCTGATTTGCTCTCTCATTACGGATTTCCTCCAGTGTTTTCACGTGGATCTCTCCTGTTGGCTTAGCAGCCTTCTCTGTCACcataaaaaaagacaagcaCCAATATTTAGTCTCCAAGATCTGTCATAACACTAAGGAAAACTAGATatgagtgacaggatgagggggaacggttttaagctgaaagaggggagattgagatgagatcttgggaagaaatgttttgctgtgagggtggggaggccctggcccaggttgcccaaagcagtgggtgctgccccatccctggaggggttcaaggccaggctggatggggcttggagcaacctgatccctgcctgtggcaggggggttggaacttgatggGCTTTAAAAGGTCCCGTCCAACTGAAGCTATTCCATGAGTCTTCCCAGGAACACACCTTAGGACAGTACTGTTGTGCATAATACACTTCTCCTGCTTTATGTCACTTCCATATTTGCTGTGCAGAGGGAGCCGCGACACAGAAGTCATTAAgtctaatttattttcttattttctcagaCTGTGTCTCTCTGTTAGGATCTCAAGCTCCTGCTCTTGGCAGTGGTTCTCTTCTACTTGTGCGTAAGCATTCTGCATCTTCTAACGGTTCACAGCAGGAGCATGGAACCTGGATGAGGCACAAGTGCAAGACACTGCCCTCCTACAGCCAGATTTCTGACAGCGGTCGTCAGGACAGTGTCAGCATGCAAGCAACACCAATCAGGCAggtttttaaattaacttttagGGCTGTATAGAAgttcatggaaagaaaaaaaaaggggaaggcATATTTAATATCGTAGaacagtttggtttggaagggacctcaaagattatccagttccaaccccactgccacgggcagggacacctcccatgagatcaggggctccaagccccatccaacctggccttgaacacctccagggatgaggcagccttagcttccctgggcaacctgtgccagggcctctcTACTCTTATAGTGAGGAAATATCCAGTTATTACCTGTCTCTGTGCTGCTACGTTCAGAGGGCGATCCTAACCTCTCCTTCAGTGACTTGGGGACTTGGACTACaagacagaacagaaaaagtTAGGGAGACtgcaaaaatctgaaatttgtGTTCACATTTCAACATGAGACATAAGATCACTGGGATTCAAAGTCACCTTGAGCCTTccacaaaaaaagaagcattagaAGAAAGGACCAAACAGAAAGCCTAAATAGAAAACCTGTGCATCAAATCCAGATGTGTGTTCAGCAGCCGTACCTCTCTTTGGAGCTCTGTCAGCATTCTCCAGAATCTCTATCTTCTTCCCCAGCCTTTCCGTAAGGTTGCGCTTCAGCGGAAGGACACTCTTaccagcttcagaaaaaaagaaaccaagaaatACTTGAAGAACATATCTCTGGAGGAGAATTTTAGAACAGCCAGCCACAAACTTCAGTC
This portion of the Phaenicophaeus curvirostris isolate KB17595 chromosome 24, BPBGC_Pcur_1.0, whole genome shotgun sequence genome encodes:
- the ZC3H11A gene encoding zinc finger CCCH domain-containing protein 11A isoform X2 → MSKQGDDCYFYFYSTCNKGDSCAFRHCEAALGNETVCTLWQEGRCFRNVCRFRHMEIDKKRSEIPCYWENQPMGCQKSNCAFHHTKGRYVDGLFLPPSKTTLPSPPESVEDDVKMAQMSLQQNKLSVQSNPSPQLRGVMKVENSENVPSPTHPPVVINAADDDEDDDDQLSEEGDETKAPVQQPATESHNGVRIISTKKSNANTKQDDNLNFGIKTLEEIKSKKLKEKTKKQESTSGDSVHPLQSRTVPVPEKENVRTVVRTVTLSTKQGEEPVIRLNLADRLGKKKASPAGKSVLPLKRNLTERLGKKIEILENADRAPKRVQVPKSLKERLGSPSERSSTETEKAAKPTGEIHVKTLEEIRNERANQRRGEAPAKPQAEGRGKTEDASSGARPSPAVRIKTFSGALAEKNHKRLEEEKQKPEEFTTKTKAESEPKKQGIFAPSLPSKVLLAELGGKPKPIGEVRVKTLEEIKQEKALRMQQSGENVPAPPAQPEPAPTGRRLLRITKLIAPGREEKKVVELNKPAKTVSAPAEPSAQSATLSKVQVKSLEEIMREKRQLKHRHEESLQKEAAAVPSPVEKANKDKTPASGSPESTVVSASDHPLAKRMLVKSPEDGVASTGKDAAVSSGEQAAQHLEQKAKTKSKVCLKPSDGKASFPTKHALKRKSAESHPSAVAAVKPLSATGEDMKEPSPKNVAVAVVPALPEESPISVPQREKSKASHELLVGSQEGSVAQSEVSSSTSTPSQVPLKTRRLSSTSIGKAPLSVEDDFEKLIWEISGGKLEAEIDLDPGKDEDDLLLELSEMIDS
- the ZC3H11A gene encoding zinc finger CCCH domain-containing protein 11A isoform X1, with translation MSKQGDDCYFYFYSTCNKGDSCAFRHCEAALGNETVCTLWQEGRCFRNVCRFRHMEIDKKRSEIPCYWENQPMGCQKSNCAFHHTKGRYVDGLFLPPSKTTLPSPPESVEDDVKMAQMSLQQNKLSVQSNPSPQLRGVMKVENSENVPSPTHPPVVINAADDDEDDDDQLSEEGDETKAPVQQPATESHNGVRIISTKKSNANTKQDDNLNFGIKTLEEIKSKKLKEKTKKQGESTSGDSVHPLQSRTVPVPEKENVRTVVRTVTLSTKQGEEPVIRLNLADRLGKKKASPAGKSVLPLKRNLTERLGKKIEILENADRAPKRVQVPKSLKERLGSPSERSSTETEKAAKPTGEIHVKTLEEIRNERANQRRGEAPAKPQAEGRGKTEDASSGARPSPAVRIKTFSGALAEKNHKRLEEEKQKPEEFTTKTKAESEPKKQGIFAPSLPSKVLLAELGGKPKPIGEVRVKTLEEIKQEKALRMQQSGENVPAPPAQPEPAPTGRRLLRITKLIAPGREEKKVVELNKPAKTVSAPAEPSAQSATLSKVQVKSLEEIMREKRQLKHRHEESLQKEAAAVPSPVEKANKDKTPASGSPESTVVSASDHPLAKRMLVKSPEDGVASTGKDAAVSSGEQAAQHLEQKAKTKSKVCLKPSDGKASFPTKHALKRKSAESHPSAVAAVKPLSATGEDMKEPSPKNVAVAVVPALPEESPISVPQREKSKASHELLVGSQEGSVAQSEVSSSTSTPSQVPLKTRRLSSTSIGKAPLSVEDDFEKLIWEISGGKLEAEIDLDPGKDEDDLLLELSEMIDS
- the ZC3H11A gene encoding zinc finger CCCH domain-containing protein 11A isoform X3, with product MSKQGDDCYFYFYSTCNKGDSCAFRHCEAALGNETVCTLWQEGRCFRNVCRFRHMEIDKKRSEIPCYWENQPMGCQKSNCAFHHTKGRYVDGLFLPPSKTTLPSPPESVEDDVKMAQMSLQQNKLSVQSNPSPQLRGVMKVENSENVPSPTHPPVVINAADDDEDDDDQLSEEGDETKAPVQQPATESHNGVRIISTKKSNANTKQDDNLNFGIKTLEEIKSKKLKEKTKKQGESTSGDSVHPLQSRTVPVPEKENVRTVVRTVTLSTKQGEEPVIRLNLADRLGKKKASPAGKSVLPLKRNLTERLGKKIEILENADRAPKREKAAKPTGEIHVKTLEEIRNERANQRRGEAPAKPQAEGRGKTEDASSGARPSPAVRIKTFSGALAEKNHKRLEEEKQKPEEFTTKTKAESEPKKQGIFAPSLPSKVLLAELGGKPKPIGEVRVKTLEEIKQEKALRMQQSGENVPAPPAQPEPAPTGRRLLRITKLIAPGREEKKVVELNKPAKTVSAPAEPSAQSATLSKVQVKSLEEIMREKRQLKHRHEESLQKEAAAVPSPVEKANKDKTPASGSPESTVVSASDHPLAKRMLVKSPEDGVASTGKDAAVSSGEQAAQHLEQKAKTKSKVCLKPSDGKASFPTKHALKRKSAESHPSAVAAVKPLSATGEDMKEPSPKNVAVAVVPALPEESPISVPQREKSKASHELLVGSQEGSVAQSEVSSSTSTPSQVPLKTRRLSSTSIGKAPLSVEDDFEKLIWEISGGKLEAEIDLDPGKDEDDLLLELSEMIDS